A stretch of Saccharothrix texasensis DNA encodes these proteins:
- a CDS encoding protein jag — translation MSETLQAADVDAPEADKVPPARSGSSEDLLVQEGDIAGDYLERLLDLLDYDGDIDLDVEAGRAIVSIDGGDDLEKLVGPRGTVLESLQELTRLAVQQETGVRSRLMLDIAGWRAGRRAELADLGRTTAEKVVATGEKVRLHPMTPFERKVVHDAVAAVAGVHSESEGEEPQRRVVVLPKP, via the coding sequence GTGTCGGAGACGTTGCAGGCGGCCGACGTGGACGCACCGGAGGCCGACAAGGTTCCGCCGGCGCGCTCGGGGAGCTCGGAGGACCTGCTCGTCCAGGAGGGCGACATCGCCGGGGACTACCTCGAGCGGCTGTTGGACCTGCTCGACTACGACGGCGACATCGACCTCGACGTCGAGGCGGGTCGGGCGATCGTGAGCATCGACGGCGGTGACGACCTGGAGAAGCTGGTCGGTCCCCGCGGCACGGTCCTGGAGTCGTTGCAGGAGCTGACCCGGCTCGCCGTCCAGCAGGAGACGGGCGTGCGCAGCCGCCTCATGCTCGACATCGCCGGCTGGCGCGCCGGACGGCGTGCCGAGCTCGCCGACCTCGGCCGGACCACGGCCGAGAAGGTGGTGGCGACGGGCGAGAAGGTGCGGCTGCACCCGATGACCCCGTTCGAGCGGAAGGTCGTGCACGACGCCGTCGCCGCCGTGGCGGGGGTGCACAGCGAGAGCGAGGGCGAGGAGCCCCAGCGTCGCGTGGTGGTGCTGCCGAAGCCCTGA
- a CDS encoding methyltransferase domain-containing protein, with protein MHTIRPGSLSTMGPPHSLRHIADLAASGVEVIVCALTETELAELDLAGEPVAARAAGLTFHWLPIPDFGVPAAAPDLDPVLRDLRAGRHVVVHCRAGIGRSSLLAGALLVLDGASPEAAWQAISAARGRPVPETAEQRAWLTTFAQARFWDDQAATFDEEADHGLRDPAVRQAWADVLLPRLPPAPAAVVDLGCGTGSLTALLAEAGHRACGLDLSERMLAVARAKAPGVDFRRGDAADPPYPPGSFDVVLARHVLWALPDPAAALDRWRALLKPGGRLVLVEGRWSTGAGLTAAECVALLGEGDVHPLTDPALWGREVTDERYLVRA; from the coding sequence GTGCACACGATCAGGCCGGGCTCGCTGAGCACGATGGGACCCCCGCACAGCCTCCGGCACATCGCCGACCTGGCGGCGTCCGGCGTGGAGGTGATCGTGTGCGCCCTCACCGAGACGGAGCTGGCCGAGCTCGACCTGGCCGGCGAACCCGTCGCCGCCCGCGCGGCCGGCCTCACCTTCCACTGGCTGCCGATCCCGGACTTCGGCGTGCCCGCGGCCGCTCCGGACCTCGACCCCGTGCTGCGCGACCTGCGGGCCGGCCGGCACGTCGTGGTGCACTGCCGGGCCGGGATCGGTCGCTCGTCCTTGCTCGCTGGCGCGCTCCTCGTGCTGGACGGCGCGTCACCCGAGGCGGCGTGGCAGGCGATCTCCGCGGCGCGCGGGCGGCCGGTCCCGGAGACCGCCGAACAGCGAGCGTGGCTGACCACCTTCGCTCAAGCGCGGTTCTGGGACGACCAAGCCGCGACGTTCGACGAGGAGGCCGACCATGGGCTGCGCGACCCGGCCGTGCGGCAGGCGTGGGCCGACGTGCTCCTGCCGAGGCTCCCACCCGCTCCGGCCGCGGTGGTCGACCTCGGCTGCGGCACGGGCAGCCTCACCGCGCTGCTCGCCGAGGCCGGCCACCGCGCGTGCGGCCTCGACCTCTCCGAGCGGATGCTCGCGGTGGCCCGCGCCAAGGCGCCCGGTGTCGACTTCCGCCGAGGCGACGCGGCGGACCCGCCGTACCCGCCGGGCAGCTTCGACGTCGTGCTCGCCCGGCACGTCCTCTGGGCGCTGCCCGACCCGGCCGCCGCGCTCGACCGGTGGCGCGCCCTCCTCAAGCCGGGCGGTCGCCTGGTCCTCGTCGAGGGTCGCTGGTCCACCGGCGCGGGTCTCACCGCCGCCGAGTGCGTGGCGCTGCTGGGGGAGGGGGACGTGCACCCGCTCACCGACCCGGCCCTCTGGGGACGGGAGGTCACCGACGAGCGGTACCTGGTGCGGGCCTGA
- a CDS encoding NUDIX hydrolase, with amino-acid sequence MTGTTRKLRVAAYAVIIEDDRLLLSRWLGPDRPRWILPGGGLDHGEDPYDAVVREVSEETGYRAEVDRLLGIQNVYGPMVRDGVEVDYHRIRILYEAHVVGGELTFEIGGSTDRAAWFPLDEVPGLDHVESVDYALELLRVLPKDGRIESFT; translated from the coding sequence ATGACAGGGACCACCCGGAAACTCCGCGTCGCCGCCTACGCCGTGATCATCGAAGACGACCGGTTGCTGCTCTCCCGCTGGCTCGGTCCGGACCGGCCGAGGTGGATCCTGCCCGGCGGTGGGCTCGACCACGGTGAGGACCCGTACGACGCGGTGGTCCGCGAGGTGTCCGAGGAGACCGGCTACCGAGCGGAGGTCGACCGGTTGCTCGGCATCCAGAACGTCTACGGACCTATGGTGCGCGACGGCGTCGAGGTCGACTACCACCGCATCCGGATCCTGTACGAGGCGCACGTCGTCGGAGGCGAGTTGACGTTCGAGATCGGCGGGAGCACGGACCGGGCGGCGTGGTTCCCGCTCGACGAGGTGCCCGGGTTGGATCACGTCGAGTCGGTCGACTACGCGTTGGAACTCCTGCGCGTGCTGCCGAAGGACGGCCGGATTGAAAGTTTCACGTGA
- the rsmG gene encoding 16S rRNA (guanine(527)-N(7))-methyltransferase RsmG, which translates to MAAEVEDRAKKVFGDHYDKAVAFTALLTEHGVERGLIGPREVDRLWERHILNSAVVAELLPQGARVVDVGSGAGLPGIPLAIARPDLDLTLLEPMARRVAWLTECVEALDLDVTVVRGRAEEPPVRDQLSDSDVVTARAVAPLERLTRWCLPLLRPGGRLVALKGESAAEELERDAEAVRRAGGIRPRVTTCGGEVLELPTTVVLVERDEQASRREGARRRRKVR; encoded by the coding sequence ATGGCCGCAGAGGTGGAAGACCGCGCGAAGAAGGTCTTCGGTGACCACTACGACAAGGCGGTCGCCTTCACGGCACTGCTCACCGAGCACGGCGTCGAACGCGGGCTGATCGGCCCGCGGGAGGTCGACCGGCTCTGGGAGCGCCACATCCTCAACTCCGCCGTCGTGGCGGAACTGCTCCCCCAAGGCGCACGGGTCGTGGACGTCGGCTCGGGCGCGGGACTGCCGGGCATCCCCCTGGCGATCGCGCGGCCCGACCTCGACCTCACGCTCCTGGAGCCGATGGCACGCCGGGTGGCGTGGCTGACCGAGTGCGTCGAGGCCCTCGACCTCGACGTCACCGTGGTCCGCGGGCGGGCCGAGGAACCACCGGTGCGGGATCAGCTGTCCGACAGCGACGTCGTGACGGCCCGCGCGGTCGCTCCGCTGGAACGGCTGACGCGGTGGTGCCTGCCGCTGCTCCGGCCGGGTGGACGTCTGGTCGCTCTCAAGGGCGAGAGCGCCGCGGAAGAACTGGAACGCGACGCCGAGGCGGTGCGCCGGGCCGGAGGGATCCGACCTCGCGTCACCACCTGCGGTGGCGAAGTACTCGAACTGCCGACGACGGTCGTGCTCGTGGAGCGCGATGAGCAGGCGAGCCGCCGTGAAGGCGCGCGTCGCAGAAGGAAGGTTCGGTGA
- a CDS encoding ParA family protein, whose amino-acid sequence MWTPIAEEAARATRVLHPDSLQLPRPDRRRVMVVANQKGGVGKTTSTVNLAAALAIHGLKVLVIDLDPQGNASTALAVEHRSGTPSVYEVLIGELSVAEAAQVSNQSPNLYCVPATIDLAGAEIELVSMVARESRLKEALSPEALDSIKPDYVFIDCPPSLGLLTVNAMVAAQEVLIPIQCEYYALEGLGQLLRNIELVQAHLNPTLNVSTILLTMYDGRTKLADQVTSEVRGHFGDTVLKTVIPRSVKVSEAPGFGQTVLTYDPGSRGAMSYLDAAREIAEFGAEMGSA is encoded by the coding sequence GTGTGGACCCCCATCGCGGAAGAAGCGGCACGCGCCACCCGCGTCCTGCACCCCGACTCCCTCCAACTCCCCCGTCCGGACCGTCGCCGGGTCATGGTGGTCGCCAACCAGAAGGGTGGCGTCGGCAAGACCACGAGCACGGTGAACCTGGCCGCCGCGCTCGCCATCCACGGGCTCAAGGTGCTCGTCATCGACCTCGACCCGCAGGGCAACGCGAGCACGGCGCTGGCCGTCGAGCACCGCTCCGGCACGCCGTCGGTGTACGAGGTGCTCATCGGTGAGCTGTCCGTGGCCGAGGCGGCTCAGGTCAGCAACCAGTCCCCCAACCTGTACTGCGTGCCGGCCACCATCGACCTGGCGGGCGCGGAGATCGAGCTGGTCTCGATGGTCGCCCGCGAGTCGCGGCTGAAGGAAGCGCTGAGCCCCGAGGCGCTGGATTCCATCAAGCCGGACTACGTGTTCATCGACTGCCCGCCTTCGCTCGGCCTGCTGACCGTCAACGCGATGGTCGCCGCGCAGGAGGTGCTGATCCCGATCCAGTGCGAGTACTACGCGCTGGAGGGGCTGGGACAGCTGCTGCGCAACATCGAGCTGGTGCAGGCGCACCTGAACCCGACGCTGAACGTGTCCACGATCCTGCTGACGATGTACGACGGCCGCACGAAGCTGGCCGACCAGGTGACCAGCGAGGTGCGCGGCCACTTCGGCGACACGGTCCTCAAAACGGTGATCCCGCGCAGCGTGAAGGTCTCCGAGGCACCAGGATTCGGTCAGACGGTGCTCACCTACGATCCCGGCTCACGGGGCGCGATGAGCTACCTCGACGCGGCACGGGAGATCGCCGAGTTCGGCGCGGAGATGGGGTCGGCATGA
- a CDS encoding ParB/RepB/Spo0J family partition protein codes for MTEQRKGGLGRGLAALIPSGPPPGTPSAPSSARAGSNGSSNGASTPAPSPDPTGEVAGAVYQELPVTAIRTNPKQPRQVFDEEALRELEHSIREFGLMQPIVVRAIGPDHYELVMGERRWRATQLAGLKTIPAIVRHTADDVMLRDALLENIHRVQLNPLEEASAYQQLLEEFGVTHEELADRIGRSRPVVTNTIRLLKLPLPVQRRVAAGVLSAGHARALLGVEDPGVQEELATRIIAEGMSVRATEEAVTLAKGAEPAKAKVVRRKPMQAPGLQELAERLSDNFETRVKVELGQRKGRIVVEFGSVDDLERIIQLMSPEAAQRARAAD; via the coding sequence ATGACGGAACAGCGCAAGGGTGGCCTCGGCCGCGGGCTCGCGGCCCTGATCCCGAGCGGCCCACCTCCCGGCACACCGTCGGCGCCGTCGTCGGCCCGGGCGGGCTCCAACGGGTCGTCGAACGGGGCGTCCACCCCTGCGCCCTCCCCCGACCCCACGGGGGAGGTGGCCGGCGCGGTGTACCAGGAGCTGCCGGTCACGGCTATTCGAACGAACCCGAAGCAGCCGCGGCAGGTGTTCGACGAAGAGGCGCTGCGGGAGCTGGAGCACTCGATCCGCGAGTTCGGGCTGATGCAGCCCATCGTGGTGCGGGCGATCGGGCCGGACCACTACGAGCTCGTCATGGGCGAGCGGCGGTGGCGGGCGACCCAGCTGGCGGGGTTGAAGACGATCCCGGCGATCGTGCGGCACACCGCCGACGACGTGATGCTGCGGGACGCGCTGTTGGAGAACATCCATCGCGTGCAGCTGAACCCGTTGGAAGAGGCGTCGGCCTACCAGCAGCTGCTGGAGGAGTTCGGTGTGACGCACGAGGAGCTGGCGGACCGGATCGGCCGGAGCCGGCCGGTGGTGACGAACACGATCCGGCTGCTGAAGCTGCCGCTGCCGGTGCAGCGCCGCGTGGCGGCCGGGGTGTTGTCGGCGGGGCACGCGCGGGCGCTGCTGGGGGTCGAGGACCCCGGGGTGCAGGAGGAGCTGGCCACCCGGATCATCGCCGAGGGGATGTCGGTCCGGGCCACCGAGGAAGCGGTGACGCTGGCCAAGGGTGCGGAGCCGGCCAAGGCGAAGGTCGTCCGCCGCAAGCCGATGCAGGCGCCGGGGTTGCAGGAGTTGGCGGAGCGGCTGTCGGACAACTTCGAGACGCGGGTGAAGGTGGAGCTGGGGCAGCGGAAGGGGCGGATCGTGGTGGAGTTCGGCTCCGTCGACGACTTGGAGCGGATCATCCAGCTCATGTCCCCCGAAGCGGCCCAGCGGGCGCGGGCCGCGGACTAG
- a CDS encoding D-alanine--D-alanine ligase family protein, protein MSNRWVAVLSGGLSHEREVSLRSGRRLSAALRSVGLVVEEWDADGTLLTRLKEHRPDAVVVALHGGEGENGSVQTILELMNVPFVGTDSRACRRAWDKPTAKGELARAGLATPEWAVLSHATFRELGARPVLDAMVDRLGLPLMLKPDQGGSALGAQVVRDAAELPTAMVGCLAYGDTVLAERFVEGVEVAVAVVDGPDGPHALPPVEIVPENGVYDYTARYTAGLTDFHAPARLDEKAAQAVGELAVSAHRLLGLRDVSRTDAIVAPDGTVHFLEVNVSPGLTETSLLPMAVEAAGRSLGEIYAGLVERAVAR, encoded by the coding sequence TTGTCCAACCGCTGGGTCGCAGTCCTGTCCGGGGGCCTTTCGCACGAGCGGGAGGTGTCCTTGCGATCCGGTCGCAGGCTGTCCGCCGCGCTGCGCTCGGTCGGCCTGGTCGTGGAGGAGTGGGACGCCGACGGCACCCTGCTCACCCGCCTGAAGGAACACCGTCCCGACGCCGTCGTGGTGGCGCTGCACGGCGGCGAGGGCGAGAACGGCTCGGTGCAGACGATCCTGGAGCTGATGAACGTCCCGTTCGTCGGCACGGACTCCCGCGCCTGCCGCCGTGCGTGGGACAAGCCGACCGCGAAGGGGGAGCTGGCCCGCGCCGGGCTGGCCACCCCGGAGTGGGCCGTGCTGTCGCACGCCACGTTCCGCGAGCTGGGCGCCCGACCGGTCCTGGACGCCATGGTCGACCGGCTCGGCCTGCCGCTCATGCTCAAGCCCGACCAGGGCGGCTCGGCCCTGGGCGCCCAGGTGGTCCGCGACGCCGCCGAGCTGCCGACCGCGATGGTCGGTTGCCTGGCCTACGGTGACACGGTCCTGGCCGAGCGCTTCGTGGAGGGCGTCGAGGTGGCCGTCGCGGTGGTGGACGGACCGGACGGTCCCCACGCCCTGCCGCCGGTCGAGATCGTCCCGGAGAACGGCGTCTACGACTACACCGCCCGCTACACGGCGGGGCTCACCGACTTCCACGCCCCGGCGCGCCTCGACGAGAAGGCCGCCCAGGCGGTCGGGGAGCTGGCGGTCTCCGCCCACCGCCTCCTGGGTCTGCGCGACGTCTCCCGGACCGACGCCATCGTCGCGCCGGACGGCACCGTCCACTTCCTGGAGGTGAACGTCTCGCCCGGTCTGACCGAGACCTCGCTCCTCCCGATGGCGGTCGAGGCGGCCGGTCGGTCGTTGGGGGAGATCTACGCGGGGCTCGTCGAGCGGGCAGTCGCGCGTTAG
- a CDS encoding PLP-dependent aminotransferase family protein — translation MNLPGVPPKQGARSLDPHLRRYAARTAGMTASEIRALFAVASRPEVVSLAGGMPHLAALPLESLSAEVADVVATEGLVALQYGSAHGVPELREQICDVMALEGINAHPDDVVVTVGSQMGLDMVTRIFCDPGDVVLAEGPSYVGALGSFAAYQAQVVHVGMDADGLMPDALREAIASVERSGRRIKFLYTIPNFHNPAGVTLAVQRRAEVLEICRTHGILVVEDNPYGLLGFDGVTYPALRATDPDNVVYLGSFSKTFAAGLRVGWVLAPHAVREKLVLAAESATLCPPTLNQLIVSRYLSTHDWKGQIKTYREAYRERRDAAISSLEQHMPLGSTWNKPNGGFYVWVTVPEGIDTKAMLPRAITQRVAYASGTGFYADGLGSRQLRISYCYPTPERIREGVRRLANVIKDEIELHETFGPTVGRAVSGPHSPSPDTA, via the coding sequence GTGAACCTACCCGGAGTGCCCCCCAAGCAGGGAGCCAGAAGCCTCGACCCCCACCTGCGCCGGTACGCGGCGCGCACGGCGGGCATGACGGCATCGGAGATCCGGGCGCTCTTCGCGGTGGCGAGCAGGCCTGAGGTGGTGTCCCTGGCGGGAGGGATGCCGCACCTGGCAGCACTGCCGCTGGAGTCCCTCAGCGCGGAGGTGGCCGACGTCGTGGCCACCGAGGGACTCGTGGCGCTCCAGTACGGCAGCGCGCACGGCGTGCCCGAGCTGCGCGAGCAGATCTGCGACGTGATGGCGCTGGAGGGCATCAACGCCCACCCGGACGACGTCGTGGTGACCGTCGGCTCCCAGATGGGCCTGGACATGGTCACCCGCATCTTCTGCGACCCGGGTGACGTCGTGCTGGCCGAGGGGCCGTCCTACGTGGGCGCGCTGGGCTCGTTCGCCGCTTACCAGGCCCAGGTCGTCCACGTGGGCATGGACGCGGACGGCCTCATGCCGGACGCCCTGCGCGAGGCCATCGCCTCGGTGGAGCGCTCAGGCCGCCGGATCAAGTTCCTCTACACGATCCCCAACTTCCACAACCCGGCCGGCGTCACGCTCGCCGTGCAGCGCCGGGCGGAGGTCCTGGAGATCTGCCGCACGCACGGCATCCTCGTGGTCGAGGACAACCCGTACGGCCTGCTGGGCTTCGACGGCGTCACGTACCCGGCCCTGCGCGCGACCGACCCGGACAACGTCGTCTACCTGGGCTCGTTCTCCAAGACGTTCGCCGCGGGCCTGCGGGTGGGCTGGGTCCTGGCGCCGCACGCCGTCCGGGAGAAGCTCGTCCTGGCGGCCGAGTCGGCCACCCTCTGCCCGCCGACCCTGAACCAGCTGATCGTGTCGCGCTACCTGTCGACGCACGACTGGAAGGGTCAGATCAAGACCTACCGCGAGGCCTACCGGGAACGCCGGGACGCGGCGATCTCGTCCCTCGAGCAGCACATGCCGCTTGGTTCCACGTGGAACAAGCCGAACGGCGGCTTCTACGTCTGGGTGACCGTGCCCGAGGGCATCGACACCAAGGCCATGCTGCCGCGCGCGATCACCCAGCGCGTGGCGTACGCGTCGGGCACCGGCTTCTACGCCGACGGCCTCGGCAGCCGCCAGCTGCGCATCTCGTACTGCTACCCGACGCCCGAACGCATCCGCGAGGGCGTGCGACGGCTCGCGAACGTCATCAAGGACGAGATCGAGCTGCACGAGACGTTCGGCCCGACCGTGGGCCGCGCCGTCTCCGGTCCGCACAGCCCTTCGCCCGACACCGCTTGA
- a CDS encoding GNAT family N-acetyltransferase — MSRRVVGVTLDNLEHLSKHSRTCVFWELAPHLKEQAEEFGDTEFEKEAWVSSVLLEWGSCGRIIYLDGIPAGSVFYAPPPAVPRSLAFPTSPASPDAVLMTGLEVLPEFRGGGLGRVLVQTVAKDLTRRGVKAIEAFGDNRPEVDGPSCVTPADFLLQVGFKTVRPHPRWPRLRLELRSASSWKEDVEAALERLLSSVTVTAAPPEPSFKPV; from the coding sequence GTGTCGCGTCGTGTCGTGGGCGTCACCTTGGACAACCTGGAGCACCTCTCCAAGCACAGTCGGACCTGCGTGTTCTGGGAGCTCGCGCCCCATCTGAAGGAGCAGGCCGAGGAGTTCGGGGACACCGAGTTCGAGAAGGAGGCCTGGGTCTCCAGCGTGCTGCTGGAGTGGGGTTCCTGCGGTCGGATCATCTACCTGGACGGGATTCCCGCCGGCTCGGTGTTCTACGCGCCCCCGCCGGCCGTGCCCCGGTCGTTGGCCTTCCCCACCTCCCCCGCCAGCCCCGACGCGGTGCTGATGACCGGGCTGGAGGTGCTGCCGGAGTTCCGCGGCGGCGGGCTCGGGCGGGTGCTCGTGCAGACGGTGGCCAAGGACCTCACGCGTCGCGGCGTGAAGGCGATCGAGGCGTTCGGCGACAACCGGCCGGAGGTCGACGGGCCGAGCTGCGTCACGCCGGCCGACTTCCTGCTCCAGGTCGGCTTCAAGACGGTGCGCCCCCACCCCCGGTGGCCGCGGTTGCGGCTGGAGCTGCGCAGCGCGTCTTCGTGGAAGGAAGACGTGGAGGCGGCGTTGGAGCGGCTGCTCAGCTCGGTGACGGTGACCGCCGCCCCGCCGGAGCCCAGTTTCAAGCCTGTCTGA
- a CDS encoding ArsR/SmtB family transcription factor, which produces MDKVFKALADETRRYLLDRLHEENGQTLGELCARLGMTRQSVTQHLAVLEAANLVSTTRRGREKLHYLNPVPLHEVQERWIDKFEQPRLRLLGDVKRRAEEPVKPEFVYVTYIESTPERVWEALTDEDLTASYWGHRNVSDWQVGSAWAHRRADGSDVDDVVGRVVEADPPRRLVTTWVDPADPAVTSTVTFRIEAYGEIVRLTVTHSGLADEAERAQAASGWAAVLSNLKSLLETGHVLPGIPWEMPAHSG; this is translated from the coding sequence GTGGACAAGGTGTTCAAGGCCCTGGCCGACGAGACCCGCCGCTACCTGCTGGACCGGCTGCACGAGGAGAACGGCCAGACGCTCGGCGAGCTGTGCGCCCGGCTGGGGATGACCAGGCAGTCCGTCACCCAGCACCTGGCCGTGCTGGAGGCGGCGAACCTGGTCAGCACCACCCGTCGGGGCCGGGAGAAGCTGCACTACCTCAACCCGGTGCCGCTGCACGAGGTGCAGGAGCGGTGGATCGACAAGTTCGAGCAGCCGCGGTTGCGGCTGCTCGGCGACGTGAAACGACGAGCGGAGGAACCGGTGAAGCCGGAGTTCGTGTACGTGACGTACATCGAGAGCACGCCCGAACGGGTGTGGGAGGCCCTGACCGACGAGGACCTGACGGCGAGCTACTGGGGCCACCGCAACGTCTCGGACTGGCAGGTCGGCTCGGCGTGGGCGCACCGGCGCGCGGACGGCTCCGACGTGGACGACGTGGTGGGCCGGGTCGTCGAGGCCGACCCGCCGCGCCGCCTGGTGACGACGTGGGTGGACCCGGCGGACCCGGCCGTGACCTCGACGGTGACGTTCCGCATCGAGGCGTACGGCGAGATCGTGCGACTGACCGTGACCCACTCGGGCCTGGCCGACGAGGCGGAGCGCGCGCAGGCGGCGTCCGGCTGGGCGGCGGTGCTGTCGAACCTGAAGTCGCTGCTGGAGACCGGGCACGTGCTGCCCGGCATCCCGTGGGAGATGCCCGCGCACTCCGGCTAG
- a CDS encoding N-acetylmuramoyl-L-alanine amidase, whose product MLLLRRGDFGPDVAEVRATLTKLGLLSDPQPSQVFDLPVEHAVRAFQQQRGLITDGLVGPATYRALRDATYRLGDRPLAFLMAQPVTGDDVFALQERLLELGYDAGRANGEFGQQTEQALRSFQRDYGLIVDGMCGPDTVRALRQLQPKVRGGRPVFLREQERVRRAGPRLSGKRIIIDPGHGGEDRGVVVDGVSEADVMLDLARLLEGKMAATGMEALLTRGPNHNPDEGERARFANEAGADLILSLHTDRNASPLASGVATFHFGTGNGTSSTVGEALAGFIQREIVARTGLLDCRTHPKTWDMLRMTRCTAVRVEVGYLTNAGDRQRLANPSFRDVVAEGILVAVKRLYLLGKDDQPTGTFTMDDLLRHEVATGKLR is encoded by the coding sequence ATGCTGCTACTCCGCCGCGGGGATTTCGGTCCGGACGTCGCCGAGGTCAGGGCAACGCTGACGAAGCTCGGTCTGCTGTCCGATCCGCAGCCGTCCCAGGTGTTCGACCTGCCGGTCGAGCACGCGGTGCGCGCCTTCCAGCAGCAGCGGGGTCTCATCACCGACGGTCTCGTCGGCCCCGCCACCTACCGCGCCCTGCGCGACGCGACGTACCGGCTCGGCGACCGCCCGCTCGCGTTCCTCATGGCGCAGCCGGTGACCGGTGACGACGTGTTCGCGTTGCAGGAGCGCCTGCTGGAGCTGGGTTACGACGCCGGTCGGGCCAACGGCGAGTTCGGTCAGCAGACCGAGCAGGCGTTGCGGAGCTTCCAACGCGACTACGGGCTGATCGTCGACGGCATGTGCGGCCCCGACACGGTCCGCGCGCTGCGGCAGCTCCAGCCGAAGGTGCGGGGCGGGCGGCCGGTGTTCCTGCGCGAGCAGGAGCGGGTCCGGCGGGCCGGGCCGAGGCTGTCCGGCAAGCGCATCATCATCGACCCCGGTCACGGCGGCGAGGACCGCGGTGTCGTGGTCGACGGCGTGTCCGAGGCCGACGTCATGCTCGACCTGGCCAGGCTGCTCGAGGGCAAGATGGCCGCCACCGGCATGGAGGCCCTGCTCACGCGCGGGCCCAACCACAACCCGGACGAGGGTGAGCGGGCGCGGTTCGCCAACGAGGCGGGCGCCGACCTGATCCTGTCCCTGCACACCGACCGCAACGCCTCGCCCCTGGCGTCCGGTGTGGCGACGTTCCACTTCGGGACGGGCAACGGCACGTCGTCCACCGTCGGCGAGGCGCTGGCCGGGTTCATCCAGCGCGAGATCGTCGCCCGCACCGGCCTGCTCGACTGCCGCACGCACCCGAAGACCTGGGACATGCTCCGGATGACCCGCTGCACGGCGGTCCGCGTGGAGGTCGGCTACCTGACCAACGCGGGCGACCGGCAGCGGCTGGCCAACCCGTCGTTCCGCGACGTGGTCGCCGAGGGCATCCTGGTCGCGGTGAAGCGCCTGTACCTGCTGGGCAAGGACGACCAGCCGACCGGCACCTTCACCATGGACGACCTGCTGCGGCACGAGGTGGCCACCGGCAAGCTCCGCTGA
- the trxA gene encoding thioredoxin, with translation MAGTPVVTSAQTFTDDVLTSEKPVLVDFWATWCGPCKMVAPVLEEIAAENPDKITIAKLDIDANPSIARDYQIMSVPTLILFQGGKPVKQIVGAKPKAALLKDLSDVL, from the coding sequence ATGGCAGGCACCCCCGTGGTCACGTCCGCTCAGACGTTCACCGATGACGTTCTGACCAGCGAAAAGCCGGTTCTGGTCGACTTCTGGGCGACCTGGTGCGGCCCGTGCAAGATGGTCGCCCCGGTGCTCGAGGAGATCGCCGCCGAGAACCCCGACAAGATCACCATCGCGAAGCTCGACATCGACGCCAACCCGTCGATCGCGCGGGACTACCAGATCATGTCGGTGCCGACCCTGATCCTGTTCCAGGGCGGCAAGCCGGTGAAGCAGATCGTCGGCGCCAAGCCGAAGGCGGCCCTGCTCAAGGACCTGTCCGACGTGCTCTGA